A stretch of DNA from bacterium:
AGGGCCGCTCTGCGTCTTTGGCCGCGTCGAGGTTCGCGGCAGGCGGAGACGCGAGCGCCTCGAATACCGAGCCGTCGACAGGTTGGTTGCTGACCAGACGCACTCTGATGCGACGCGCAGTGCACAAGTTGGGATGCTTGCGCGTCAGCGTCTTATACGCCTTCGCCAGCCGGCCGATCACCGAATTGTCCCCGCGTTTGTTGGTGGCCTTTTTCAGGCGAGAGACCGTCCACGGTGTGTCCCGGTCAGCCGACGAGTATTTCAGCTGGTCGATGACTATGCGGTCTGGAGAGTCCGCCTCTGAGCCGTAGTAGAAGGTGCAATCCACTCCGTCCCAGGTATCCGGAGGTGTTCCTCTCTCATCCTCGGGCTTCACGCCTTCGAGCACGACGGCAGATAGGCCGGAGTTCGGGTCGAGCAGCTTTAGCGCCTGGCGTAGCGCCCACAGTTCGTGGAAATCATCACCCACATTCGAACCGCGGGCTCCGCGAAAGTCGGGTTGGTTCATAAGCGTTGCGCCACAAACGGTCCTCAGCGACAACAGGCATCGATTCGGATCTTTGCAACCGCGAAGGTCATGCGCCGACGCAGATCGCGACCGCGGCCGCGATCTCCTCGAGCTGTTCCGCATCGAGGTCGCCGAGCTTAGCGGCGAAACGCCTGAGAGAGATGGATTTCACCTGGTAGCAATCGGCCACAGACTCGTTCCGGAGGCCGTTTCTGCGTGTCTTCTTGACGTGGACAAGCCAGGGCACTGTGGCAAACCTGGCCTGCCAGCTGGTCATGGGCACGACGATCCGAAGCGGCAGCCGGCCGACAGATGACGGGTTCACCACGACGGCTGGACGGGTCTTGCCAATCTCCGCGCCTTGGATCGGATCGAAGCGGACCAACCAGATCTCGCCACGAACAGGCCGGGGATCATTCGTCGTCGAGCGAAGCGTCAACGTGATCCTCCCAACTCATGGCTTCGAAGCCCGCCAAAGAACCACCGTCTGCATACTCGTCAGCGACCAGTGCT
This window harbors:
- a CDS encoding type II toxin-antitoxin system PemK/MazF family toxin encodes the protein MVRFDPIQGAEIGKTRPAVVVNPSSVGRLPLRIVVPMTSWQARFATVPWLVHVKKTRRNGLRNESVADCYQVKSISLRRFAAKLGDLDAEQLEEIAAAVAICVGA